In Malus sylvestris chromosome 2, drMalSylv7.2, whole genome shotgun sequence, the genomic stretch CAAATTTGAaacagaaaattttatttgaattcatGTAACCTCTATCTaaatctaatttattttttttattgatattgtgttttattaaagaattagtatctctttaaacccaaatttattacctaaactaccATCTCAAAcccatttcaaaacataaagtTATTTTTACACCtattccttttataaaataacatctcgaattgaatgatttttttcaAAGAGACGCCCTCTTGCCTCTCTATAATTGCATATGCCGTATAGCATTTCTAtggctgctttttttttttttctttatgctaCTATCATTTCCATGGCCATCCCACTTTCCCCACTTATTGCCGACAACTTCTCTTTGATAAGGAGAGATCTACTGGAGAATGCAATCAcgattctttcttttttttttgtcaaacagcaaaacactaaaaacaaaaccaaaaacgcCTTGCAATTAAAAGAAACAAACGAACCAGGATCCTCTCGTGAGCAATTCCCTAGGTATCATAGGGATCCCGCAAtcttatccgttcatcgtatatcgtgcggtcagaaattatttaaattttaaattttaaaattcaaatataaatagtacctaacgaaaactgaccgtacgatataAAATGAACGGACAGAATTGCGGGATCTCTAGGATCCCTAGGgaattgctcaggagaggatcctggttcgAAACAAACTATCAACTTTTCCAACAGTACGTGGTTGTAAGTTGCTTGTCTTGATTTGAAGAATTACAGGAAAATTATTGTAGCTAGTTCACTTTTTCACATTACCAACTTTTTCACCGTGAGTTCTAAACTTAAAACATGATATAAAATAaactaaagaaaagaaaattctaaCATAtctatcaaaacatttttaatcATCTTCAAGAGTCACATCTCAATAGAAAAGTTTGTTTCTCTTTATGGTTATTATGGTTTTAGCCGGAATGAATGGATAAACGAAGGGTGATGCTAGAATTTAATTATAGTGTATggatttattgataaatttgtgttttattattaatttcattttatacttaataataattatgcaatagggtaaaataaacaattaacatttaaaatttaagttaggTGTAGAAAAAAGTTACacgggtttaaataaaatttcctattTGGAAACGGTTGAGATGGACAAGTTGAGTTAATAACTGCTTCTAGTATAAGTGCAAATCAAAATCTGAACCTTATGCGATGGTCCGAGATGGGCAACAAAACGTTTGGTGTTCTCCATTTCCTTGCTAACAAAATTTAGTAACAATAAAAGATATCTATGACTTATAGTTGGTTCAAGTAGCTAGTAGCGATTAGGGAGAGTAATGTAAAGTTTTATTGGATCGAAATTTTCTCAGCTATCTCGGGTGGTTAAAACCAAAAAACTTCTTCTCGGTcttgagagaaagaaaaaacaacgcAACAAGGAACTCTTCACGATTCAAAAAGGCCACAGATTGAAGTGAAGTACTGTCATTTTCTTCAGGCCCCAGATTGAAGATAGCAAGGTCGCAAGAGAAAATGTAGGGATTGTTCGACACCTTTGATCATGGAGTTGAGGAAGAGGATATTTGGGTTCTTACACGGTACATAACACTAGTTTTGGTTAATATACCTGACACTGCCCTCCACAACGAGAATAACTTGCGTGAGAACGAGAACAAGGACGCGAAGAGTTCCTTGTTGCgttgttttcttctttctctcaagACCGAGacgaagtttttttgttttaaccACCCGAGATAGCTGAGAAAATTTCGATCCAGTAAAACTTTACATTACATTACTCTCCCTAATCGCTACTAGCTACTTGAACTAACTATAAGTCATAACTATCTTTTATTGTTACTAAATTCTGTTAGCAAGGAAATGGAGAAAACAAAACGTTTTGTTGTCCATCTCGGACCATCGCATAAGGTTCAGATTTTGATCTGCACCGATGGTTTGATCCGCGATGATCTGAGATGGGACGATGGGAGAATTGCGTCCACACATAGTAGTCTGAAGCGCTTAGAAAAATCGGCAAAGATCGAGAGCTTGAAAGATAACATTCTATTGGGtaaataaaatgatatataaCATTGACCTCGCTGACATACAAACTGTAGCTGAACGAGTAATTACAAGCTGCTACGGTTAACCTAGAAATCTAAGTAACGACCCTCCTCCTGCATCTTTCCCAAATTTGCCCCCCTTTGAACCCACAAAATTTCACTGCATCCATGCCATACATAGTgattaacaaatgatattaattTACAAGGAGAGCTAGTGATTCTACCAGCTGCTCAGGAGGATGCAGTAGCCGCTCCCCTATACCATCGAACCCCGCCAGGGAAAACAGAGAAACACTTCTCTACAGTTCTGAGGACATCCAAGTACTTACGCTCCAACTGCCGTAACTGCATCTTCGTCGGTAGAATCAGGCGAAACAATTTCCTCTACAGGACCTTCGCCCATAAGTTCTGTTTCTGCTTCCTTGGCTGCCACATCATCAACTAGCTTCTCCGTAAGCTTTGCTGTAAGTTCCTCCATAGCAGTACTATTCTCGGACAAAAACCTTTTCAAGGCATCCTTGCCACGGAAACTTTGACCATTTAAGTCGTACATTGCGCCAGCTTTTGTGATGAATTTGTTTTTCAATCCCAAATCAATGATCTCAGATTCCCGACATATACCCTTACCAAACTCAAGCTCTATCTGAACAGTTCTGAATGGAGGAGCGAGTTTGTTCTTCACTATCTTCACCTGAACTTGACTTCCTATAGTCTGCATGGaaatttaatttctttcaaaagGATGCATAAATAACATAGCATTTAATCCTCCAACCAaaagaaacacaaaaacatGTAAATAAGCCCATGTTACTCCATTCAGGTAATATTTTCAATCAAATGATTGGATATTCTGCTGAAAGTAGCCTTAATAAAACCTAGATACTTTCACACTAATCAAATAGGTACTCAACGACAAttcaattgacaaaaaaaacgaCAACTCTAATTTTTAGATGAGCAAAGTTCAAATTCATTAACAAAATGGACAAATGGAGTCGGTAACTACCTCTTCTCCCTTCTTTACAAGTCCTATTCTCCTCATATTAAGGCGCACTGAAGCATAAAACTTCAAAGCATTGCCGCCACAAGTAACTTCAGTTGGCCCACCAAATCCTCCAAAAGTAGAAAGCTTCGCCCTCACCTAAAGATAGACAAACAATTGGAGAAGTCTGAGCACCAAACAAATATTCATGAAATGATGAATATCATATTATCTTCAAAAATACAAAACAGAAATCTCAGAAAATGATAAGATTATGTGTAAAAGTGTTTGTACTTGTAACTTTCACAAATGATAAGTTTTTTATGTTGTGTAAATGTATCAAATATAATAATGAAATCGAATGCCATTACCTGATTTGTAAAGATTAATATTGTCTGTGATAGAGATAAAGAGTGACTCAATTTGCGAAGTGCCTGGCTCATTAGTCTAGCCTGCATTGCCATATGAGCATCACCCATCTCACCATCAAGTTCACCTTTAGGCACAAGTGCAGCCACCTGTCATCATATGAAAACCCTTCATCTACCGTGCAAAGTAAAAGACAAACTCtgtcaaaaaaatatatacaaaagcCTCATGAGATGATATGAAGGTGAAAAACATTCAAACATAACAAAAACCAAGGAGAATTTATAAGAACACATCAAGCATGCTCAATGAACATGGAAAAGGCTAACATGGATAAATTGCACTGAAAACAAAATGTTACTGAAAAGCACCTTACTTACActgtcaacaacaacaacatcaacTGAGCCACTGCGGACTAGAGTGTCTACAAGACTGAGGGCTTGCTCACCAGAATCAGGTTGTGAGAGAAGTAGATTCTCAGTGTTTACCCCGATAGACTGAGCCAGTGTAGGATCAAGAGCGTGCTCAGCGTCAACAAAAACACATGTCCCTACATAAATAAGTTGCATAAGACTAGGAACTCAATATCACGACAACAGCCAATATAAAAATCACCAACATAAGATAAACCTACAAGTTAATTGACATTAACAGATTACCCTGCACCAAAAGATGGTCTCAATCGGTTCTTCATGAGTAAATATTGAAACATGAAGAATTTACATTTTACACACCAGCCATAACCATTAAATGTGCACCAAACCCAATCCTTCGATGCCCATTGTATAAC encodes the following:
- the LOC126605929 gene encoding DNA repair protein recA homolog 3, mitochondrial-like isoform X2; the protein is MARLLRNALSMKRFPFPPQMDRRGLLGTSTQFCNFSSKVRKKSKSDGSDSCDENLSKKELALKQALDQITSSFGKGSIMWLGRSVSPRQVPVVSTGSFSLDMALGIGGFPKGRVVEIYGAEASGKTTLALHVIAEAQKQGGTCVFVDAEHALDPTLAQSIGVNTENLLLSQPDSGEQALSLVDTLVRSGSVDVVVVDSVAALVPKGELDGEMGDAHMAMQARLMSQALRKLSHSLSLSQTILIFTNQVRAKLSTFGGFGGPTEVTCGGNALKFYASVRLNMRRIGLVKKGEETIGSQVQVKIVKNKLAPPFRTVQIELEFGKGICRESEIIDLGLKNKFITKAGAMYDLNGQSFRGKDALKRFLSENSTAMEELTAKLTEKLVDDVAAKEAETELMGEGPVEEIVSPDSTDEDAVTAVGA
- the LOC126605929 gene encoding DNA repair protein recA homolog 3, mitochondrial-like isoform X3, with protein sequence MWLGRSVSPRQVPVVSTGSFSLDMALGIGGFPKGRVVEIYGAEASGKTTLALHVIAEAQKQGGTCVFVDAEHALDPTLAQSIGVNTENLLLSQPDSGEQALSLVDTLVRSGSVDVVVVDSVSKVAALVPKGELDGEMGDAHMAMQARLMSQALRKLSHSLSLSQTILIFTNQVRAKLSTFGGFGGPTEVTCGGNALKFYASVRLNMRRIGLVKKGEETIGSQVQVKIVKNKLAPPFRTVQIELEFGKGICRESEIIDLGLKNKFITKAGAMYDLNGQSFRGKDALKRFLSENSTAMEELTAKLTEKLVDDVAAKEAETELMGEGPVEEIVSPDSTDEDAVTAVGA
- the LOC126605929 gene encoding DNA repair protein recA homolog 3, mitochondrial-like isoform X1, producing the protein MARLLRNALSMKRFPFPPQMDRRGLLGTSTQFCNFSSKVRKKSKSDGSDSCDENLSKKELALKQALDQITSSFGKGSIMWLGRSVSPRQVPVVSTGSFSLDMALGIGGFPKGRVVEIYGAEASGKTTLALHVIAEAQKQGGTCVFVDAEHALDPTLAQSIGVNTENLLLSQPDSGEQALSLVDTLVRSGSVDVVVVDSVSKVAALVPKGELDGEMGDAHMAMQARLMSQALRKLSHSLSLSQTILIFTNQVRAKLSTFGGFGGPTEVTCGGNALKFYASVRLNMRRIGLVKKGEETIGSQVQVKIVKNKLAPPFRTVQIELEFGKGICRESEIIDLGLKNKFITKAGAMYDLNGQSFRGKDALKRFLSENSTAMEELTAKLTEKLVDDVAAKEAETELMGEGPVEEIVSPDSTDEDAVTAVGA